In Vulpes lagopus strain Blue_001 chromosome 1, ASM1834538v1, whole genome shotgun sequence, a genomic segment contains:
- the INO80C gene encoding INO80 complex subunit C isoform X4, with protein MEAMSENKMVTSDFSTGPMEKAAKPLPFKDPNFVHSGHGGAVAGKKNRTWKNLKQILASERALPWQLNDPNYFSIDAPPSFKPAKKYSDVSGLLANYTDPQSKLRFSTIEEFSYIRRLPSDVVTGYLALRKATSIVP; from the exons ATGGAAGCCATGAGTGAGAATAAGATGGTGACCTCTGATTTCAGCACAGGACCTATGGAAAAAGCTGCCAAGCCATTGCCATTTAAGGATCCAAACTTTGTG CACTCTGGCCACGGCGGTGCAGTCGCTGGCAAGAAGAACAGAACCTGGAAGAACCTAAAACAGATCCTCGCTTCTGAAAGGGCATTGCCGTGGCAACTGAACGATCCTAACT aCTTCAGTATTGATGCTCCTCCCTCCTTTAAACCAGCTAAGAAGTATTCTGATGTCTCCGGTCTTCTT GCCAACTACACCGACCCCCAGAGCAAGCTGCGCTTCAGCACCATTGAAGAGTTTTCCTATATCCGGAGGCTGCCCTCTGACGTCGTCACTGGCTACCTGGCCCTGAGGAAGGCCACAAGCATCGTTCCCTGA
- the INO80C gene encoding INO80 complex subunit C isoform X2, whose protein sequence is MAAQIPIVATTSTPGIARNSKKRPASPSHNGSSAGSYSASKKKKVSASSFTQGISMEAMSENKMVTSDFSTGPMEKAAKPLPFKDPNFVHSGHGGAVAGKKNRTWKNLKQILASERALPWQLNDPNYFSIDAPPSFKPAKKYSDVSGLLANYTDPQSKLRFSTIEEFSYIRRLPSDVVTGYLALRKATSIVP, encoded by the exons ATGGCGGCTCAAATTCCAATTGTGGCCACCACTTCCACCCCGGGGATAGCCCGTAACAGCAAGAAAAGGCCAGCCAGTCCTTCCCACAACGGCAGCAGCGCTGGGAGTTACAGCGCcagtaagaagaaaaaagtgtcCGCCTCTAGCTTTACGCAG ggtaTCAGCATGGAAGCCATGAGTGAGAATAAGATGGTGACCTCTGATTTCAGCACAGGACCTATGGAAAAAGCTGCCAAGCCATTGCCATTTAAGGATCCAAACTTTGTG CACTCTGGCCACGGCGGTGCAGTCGCTGGCAAGAAGAACAGAACCTGGAAGAACCTAAAACAGATCCTCGCTTCTGAAAGGGCATTGCCGTGGCAACTGAACGATCCTAACT aCTTCAGTATTGATGCTCCTCCCTCCTTTAAACCAGCTAAGAAGTATTCTGATGTCTCCGGTCTTCTT GCCAACTACACCGACCCCCAGAGCAAGCTGCGCTTCAGCACCATTGAAGAGTTTTCCTATATCCGGAGGCTGCCCTCTGACGTCGTCACTGGCTACCTGGCCCTGAGGAAGGCCACAAGCATCGTTCCCTGA
- the INO80C gene encoding INO80 complex subunit C isoform X1, which produces MIIPSRLVRLRPRTSLSFRQAQGISMEAMSENKMVTSDFSTGPMEKAAKPLPFKDPNFVHSGHGGAVAGKKNRTWKNLKQILASERALPWQLNDPNYFSIDAPPSFKPAKKYSDVSGLLANYTDPQSKLRFSTIEEFSYIRRLPSDVVTGYLALRKATSIVP; this is translated from the exons ATGATCATTCCTTCCCGTCTCGTTAGGTTGAGGCCCAGGACTTCTCTGAGTTTCAGGCAAGCACAG ggtaTCAGCATGGAAGCCATGAGTGAGAATAAGATGGTGACCTCTGATTTCAGCACAGGACCTATGGAAAAAGCTGCCAAGCCATTGCCATTTAAGGATCCAAACTTTGTG CACTCTGGCCACGGCGGTGCAGTCGCTGGCAAGAAGAACAGAACCTGGAAGAACCTAAAACAGATCCTCGCTTCTGAAAGGGCATTGCCGTGGCAACTGAACGATCCTAACT aCTTCAGTATTGATGCTCCTCCCTCCTTTAAACCAGCTAAGAAGTATTCTGATGTCTCCGGTCTTCTT GCCAACTACACCGACCCCCAGAGCAAGCTGCGCTTCAGCACCATTGAAGAGTTTTCCTATATCCGGAGGCTGCCCTCTGACGTCGTCACTGGCTACCTGGCCCTGAGGAAGGCCACAAGCATCGTTCCCTGA
- the INO80C gene encoding INO80 complex subunit C isoform X3, translated as MRGAVRGGARARAQSRAELAGPGPRCRAFQVLGVSPPVDAVAGADEIFFLNVGKRALVQAPHALHCPREQERWRCCCRLSGMIIPSRLVRLRPRTSLSFRQAQILFPIARTRARAQVGEGTESENPRLTLRSVETDTGLDIRTLRYDLSQSQESDA; from the exons ATGCGCGGGGCCGTGCGGGGCGGAGCGCGCGCGCGTGCGCAGAGCCGAGCAGAGCTGGCCGGGCCGGGGCCTAGGTGCCGGGCCTTCCAGGTTCTGGGGGTCTCGCCGCCGGTGGACGCGGTCGCTGGTgcagatgaaatatttttcctcaacGTGGGCAAGCGGGCGTTGGTTCAAGCACCACACGCGTTGCATTGCCCTCGAGAGCAGGAGAGGTGGAGGTGCTGTTGCCGACTTAGTGGAATGATCATTCCTTCCCGTCTCGTTAGGTTGAGGCCCAGGACTTCTCTGAGTTTCAGGCAAGCACAG attttatttccgATAGCGCGCACGCGCGCACGcgcacaagtaggggaagggacagagagtgAGAATCCCAGGCTGACTCTGCGGAGTGTGGAGACTGACACCGGGCTGGATATCAGGACCCTgcgatatgacctgagccaatctcaagagtcagatgcttaa